In the Deinococcus aerius genome, TCGTGAAGTTGATCATCGTGATGCCGTCCGCCGTGATCGTCGGCATGGCCTTGCCACGGTCGTGGATGCTCGCCCCGGTGAGGTCCGCGAAGATGTCGAGGTAGCCCAGGAAATTGGTAAGGAGGATGTAGTCCCCAAACTCGGAGAGGGGCAGGCCGGTGTAGCGGGGCAGCCAGTTCTCGACGATCTCCTGTTTGGTTCGCATCTGACCTGCCAGGGTAGGAAGAGGCCGGTACGGTGTCAATCGCAGGACGCATCCCGTGTCCGCCGCTCGGGACGCCGACCAGTCGGGTCAGTCCTGGAGGTCGTGGCTGGACCCCTCGCTGCCTACGTGTCGCCGTGCGGCGGGAACTGTTTCTTAACTTGTCCGGCTTCCCCCCGCCCTACTTCCCGAACCGCCGCTCCCGGCCCTGGAAGTCGCGCAGGGCCCGCAGGAAATCCACCCGCCGGAAACCCGGCCAGTACACGTCGCAGAAGTAGAACTCGGAATACACGCTCTGCCACAGCATGAAGCCCGAGAGCCGAATTTCGCCGCTCGTGCGGATGATGAAGTCGGGGTCTGGCATCCCCGCCGTGTACAGGTGCGCGCTGACGTGTTCCGGCTTCAGCGCCTCGGTCACGTCCTCCAGCGTCCTCCCCGCCGCCGCCTGCTCGGCGAGGTGCTGCTTGACCGCGTCCACGATCTCCTCGCGGCCCCCGTAGCCCACGGCGATGTTGAGCAGCATCCCGTCGTACCCGGCGGTCTTGGCCTCCAGTTCTCCCAGGGCCTCGAGCACGTTGCCCGGAAAGCCGTGGTGCTGCCCGATGGCGCGCACCCGCACCCGGTTGGCGTGGATGCGCGGGTCGCGGGCGAGGTTGCGCGCCTCGCGGTCGAAGAGGCCCATGAGGTGCCGCACCTCGTCCGGGTCGCGGGCGATGTTGTCGGTCGAGAGGACCCAGATCGTCACCGCCGGGATGCCGAGTTCCAGGCACCACTGGAGGACCTCGTGGGCCTTGTCGATGCCGAACTCGTAGCCCAATTCGCGCTCGACGCCCGCGGCCCGGGCGAAGCGGCGGTTGCCGTCGAGGATCAGGCCCAGGTGGCGGGGCAGCCGCGCGTGGGCTTTGACCTCGCGGGCGAGGCGTTGCTCGTAGCCCCACAGCAAGGCGCCGCGGGCCGCGTCGCGCGTTTTTTTCGCGGTGCGGACGGCGAGCTTGAGGGGCTTGCGGGTCATAACGCGGGCCAGTGTAGCGCGTGGGGGGGAGGGGGGCGTCTACCAAAAGGGGCAGGGTATCTTGCCCTCGTTTGCCCCACCCCCCAGCCCCTACCCCCAGAGGGGGCGACGACTCCGCCGCGCGGGGCGGCCCGCGCGTTGACGCCAGGCCTGCTCACGTGTCTCTCCTCTCGGTGAAGGGGGAGCGGCGCTGCGCTGGGCAAGGGGCTCGGCCCAGTTCGCCAGGAGGTCGTGTTCTCGACGAGCAAGGTTTGATCTTGTTGTGTGCTGAGCCGCGTGCCCACCGTCTCGCTGCGCGAGCAAGGCGGGGTGAAGGCGGTGCGAGTGCGAGTCGAGGGGTGGGGATCGGCCGTCCACAGGAGACGGTTTTACAGAGCTAAAGCTTGGGCGCTGTTCCTCCTCCCCCCTTGCGGGAGGCTGGGAGGGAGTGGCAGACGCTAGCCTGCCCTCCAAAAATCCCTCACGCCCCCGCGAACAACGAGTCTTGCCGCCTCTCCCACAGCCCCAGCGCCTTGTGGTCCAGCCGCGAGAGGGCGGCGTCGGACACGCGGGAGCGGGGCGGTCCACCCAGGCCGCCGTATACCGTCAGGTTCAGGTGGCGGTGGGTCATGGTGTGGGTGACGGTGCCAAGTTCGCCCGTCACGCTCGCGCCCAGACGTTCGGCCAGCCGGGCAAGGGCCTTTTCAGGCGTCTCGCCCTCGCGGACGACCTCGTTGGGCAGGCCCATCAAGCCTCCCAGCAGACTACCCTCGCGGCGTTCGAGGACGGCCTCGCGGGCGTCGCCGAGCAGCAGGGCGACGGCGTGGATTTCGCGCACCGCCGCTCGCTCCTTGGGGGCGGGAAAGGCTGCCGGATAACCGGAGGCGAAGGCCGTGCACCACGCCTGCAGCGGGCACTCGCCACACTTCGGGGTCTTGGGCGTGCAGGTCGTCGCCCCGAGATCCATTACCGCCTCGTTGAAGGCACCGGGGCGGGCGGGGTCGAAGAGTTCGTCGGCCCGCGCCTGGACCCAGGTTTGGGTCGGTTGCCGCTCGCCGTGCAGCCTTGCCAGCACGCGCCGCACGTTCCCGTCGTTCACCGCCCGGGCCTCCCCGCAGGCGAGGCTCGCCACCGCCGCCGCCGTATACGGCCCCACGCCCGGCAGCGCCCGCCAGCCTTCGTAGGTCGTGGGCATTCCCTCCCGCACGATCACGCCCGCCGCCCGGTGCAGGTTGCGGGCCCGCGCGTAGTAGCCGCAGCCTTCCCAGGCTTTCAACACGGCCTCGATGGGCGCGTCCGCCAACGCCTGCACGGTGGGAAAGGCAGTCATGAACCGCTCGAAATACACCTGTCCGCGCGCCACCTGCGTCTGCTGGAGCAGCACCTCCGACACCCACACCCGGTAGGGATCGCGCCCGCCCTCCGGCCCCACCCGCCACGGCAGCGGGCGCCCGGCGCGGTCGAACCACGCGAGCAGCGCCCCGCGCACGGCGGGCAGGTCGGCGGGGGAGAGGGTCACGCGGGCCAGTCTAGAGGGCTGTGAAGGAGGGGAAGGCGGCCTCCCTGCCAATGCCGAGGTTGAACTGGGGTGACAAGCAGAACCCTCCCTCTTGGATGGGGAACACAAGAGACTAGTGTTTGGCACGGCAAAAAAAGCCCCTCCCCCTTGAACGCCTGGTGTGCCATAGGGAGAATGCCGTCTCAGCCAGGGTCTTTTTCTCCCTCTCCCCTTGCGGGAGAGGGTTGGGGAGAGGGGTGGCGAGCGCAGCTCGCCCTCGTGCCAGACAACGAAAAGCCCACCTCGCCCCACTTCTCATTTCACATCAAGCGTCTTGAGGGGAGGCTGGGACTGGAACAGCTCCGCAGGAGAGGGGTGAGCGGGCACGGCGTCCCAGGCTCAGTCAGGGTGTCCAGGCCCTCCTCTCCACACCCCGCAGGGGGAAGCAAGGCCAGAACTCCCTCCCCGCATTTGTCCCCGCCGCCGCCCGCTAGCCTGGGGGCATGAGTGCCCAGACCTCGCCCCGGACCTCCCGCCCGTTCGTGTCCCTGATCGGCGCGGGGCCGGGCGATCCGGGCCTGCTCACCCTGCGCGGGGCCGAGGCGCTGCGGCAGGCCGACGTGGTGCTGTTCGACTACCTCGCCAACCCCGAGCTGCTGCGCCACTGCCCGGACGCCGAGACGATCTACGTGGGCAAGAAGGGCTTTTCGGAGTACATCTCGCAGGAGCAGATCAACGCCCTGATCGTGCAGAAGGCGCGCGAGGGCGGCGGGAAGCGGGTCGCTCGGCTCAAGGGCGGCGACGTGTTCGTGTTCGGGCGCGGCGGCGAGGAGGCCGAGGCGTGCGTCGCGGCGGGCATCGAGTTCGAGATCGTTCCCGGCGTCACGAGCGCCATCGCCGCCCCCGCCTACGCCGGGATTCCGGTCACCCACCGCGAGGCGGCGCGGAGTTTTGCGGTGCTCACCGGGAATACCAAGGAGGGTGGGGCGCACTACGAGCGGCTGTCCGGGGTGGACACGCTGGTACTCCTGATGGGCGTGCGGAACCTGGGCGAGATCAGCGCCGACCTGATCGCCGCCGGGCGGGACCCGCAGACTCCGGCCGCGACCATTCAGTGGGGCACCACGCCGCAGCAGCGGGTGGCGACGGGCACGCTCGCCACCATCGCCGGGGCCGTGCGCGAGGCCGGGCTGGAGGCGCCCGCCGTGACCGTCGTGGGCGAGGTTGCCCGGCTGCGGGACACCCTGCGCTGGTTTGACGCCCCGCCCCAGGGTCCCCTGGCGGGCCGCACGGTCGCCGTCACCCGCACGCGGGACGGGGCGAGCGCGCTGGCTGACCTGCTGCGCGCGCGGGGCGCCTCGGTGCTGGAGGTCCCCCTGATCCGCTTCGCCCCCGGCCGCGCCCCCGGGCGGGTGGAGGAGGCGCTGCACGACTTCGGCGGCTGGCTCCTCCTGACGAGCAATCAGGCGGTCCGGGCGCTGTTCGAGTTCCTGACGGAGCGGGACCTGGACGCCCGGGCGCTCTCCGGGATGAGGCTGGCCGCCGTCGGCCCCAGCACGGCCCGGACGCTGGCCGAGCATGGGCTGCGGGCCGACTTCGTGCCCTCCACCCCCGGCGCGCGGCACCTCGCCGCCGAATTGCCCGCCCGGCCCGGCGAGGTCGCCCTGCACCTCACCAGCCAGGTTGCCGAGGACGAGCTGGAGCGCGGGCTCACGGCGAGGGGCGTGCGGTACGGGCGCGCGGAACTCTACCGCACCGAACCCGCGATATTGGACGAGGGGGCGCTCGCGCGGCTGCGGGCGGCGGACGTGGTGACCCTCGCCTCGGGGAGCGCGGCCCGGCACCTCGCGGCGCTGGCGGGGACGGACCTCACGGTCGCCGCGATGGGGCCGCAGACGGCGGACGCGGCGCGGGAGGCGGGCTTTTCCCGGGTGACCGTCGCTCGGGAGGCCACCCTGGAGGCGCTGGCCGATGCCGCCGCGCAGGCGGCGCTGGAACGGGAGGGTGCCCCCTCTTCTGGCCGCTGAGGTGGATGCGCCGGGAAAAGCCCCCAGCCGCGCGGAGCGAGCTGTCCCGCACCTCCTTCAAGGGGCAGGCTGGGGCGCACAGGGGGGGCGGAGCCGTCACTCCCGCACTCCGGGACGGTGGACACATTTATAGGTGAGGTGGGCTGAGAAAAATTCATCGGCTTTCCGGCAGAAGTGGGCGCGCTGAACCTGTCAAGCTGTTCACATGGGCGCTCCTTTTGCCCCCTTCTTGTCTCCCGACCCCGGAGGGAACGTGAACCCGGACGACTGGGCCGCACTCGGCGTGCTGCGCGAACTCAGCGGGGCGCTGCTGGGGGCGCGGTCGGGCGCGCAGATCGAGGAGGTCCTGACCCGGCTCACGGTCAGCCTGCTGGGCACCCGTTACGCGCTGTTCCTGCGCTACGACCCCGCGCAGGACTCGCTGCGGGTGACCGCGGAGGCGGGCGAGCACGCCTCGGAACTCGGTGTGGTTCTGCCGCGCGGTCAGGGCCTCTCGTGGCGGGCGGCCCTGGCGCCGGAGCCCGTCTTGCATGTCCGCGGCGACGCGCTGCCGCCCGAGACCGTGCGCCTGCCCGGCTCGCCGACCCAGTCGGCCCTGTTCGCGCCGCTGCGCACGCCGGGGGGCAAGCTGCTGGGCGTGCTCACGGCGGGCCGGATCGCGCCCGACTTCAGCGCGCGGGACGAGGCGCTGCTCGTCATCTTCGCCAACTCCGGGACCGTCACGCTGGAGCGCACCTTCGAGGCCGAGCGGGCCGCCGCCGCGCGCGAGGGGGCGCTGCTCGCCCTGGGGCTGGCGCTGGAGGCCCGCGACTACGAGACGCAGGGCCACACCAGCCGGGCCGTGGCGCTCGCCGAGCGGCTGGGCCGCGCCCTGGGGCTGGGCGAGGAGCCGCTGGACGCGCTGCGCCAGGGGGCGTACCTGCACGACATCGGCAAGCTCAGCGTGCCCGACGGGGTGCTGCTCAAGCCGGGACCCCTCACCCCCGCCGAGCGGGCGCTCATGCGCGACCATGTCCTCACCGGCGAGGCGCTCGTGCGCTGCATCCCCGCCATGTCGCCCGAGGTCCTCGCCGTGATCCGCTCGCACCACGAACGCTGGGACGGCACCGGCTACCCCGACGGGCTGCGGGGCGAAGAGATCCCCTTCCTGGCCCGCATCTTCGCCCTGGTGGACGTGTTCGACGCCCTGACCCACGCGCGGCCCTACCACGCCGCCCGCCCCGTGGCCGAGGCGCTGGACATCATTCGCGCCGAGGCCGGGCGGCATTTCGACCCGGGGGTGGTCGCCGCCTTCCTAGGCCTGATGGAGGGGCAGCCGGAGCCGGTGGAACGTTCCTTCCGGGGGTGAGCGCCGGGCCGGAAAGAAGTCCGTCCACCCCTCACGCCAGCCCCCGGGGCCGTCCATCAACCCGGAAAATCCCGTCCTGTCCGCATTCTTACCGGTCGGTCGGGGACGCCCGCCCCGGTTGGGACACGGTATGCTGCGCCCTGTGAGTTTGGCGGCGTTTCTCGATCTGCGGGGCGAGCGGGCCCTGGTGGTGGGCGGCGGCCCGGTCGCCCTGCGCCGGGTGCGGACCCTGCTGGAGGCGGGCCTGCGCGTGACGGTCGTGGCCCCGGAGCTGCACCCCGACCTCCTGGGCCTGCCCGTGCGGGCCGAGCGGCGGCCCTACCAGCCGGGGGACATCCGGGATGCGCGCGTGGTTGTCGCCGCCACGAACAGCGCCGCCGTGAACGACGCCGTCACGGCGGATGCCCGGGTCGCAGGCGTTCTGGTCAACCACGCGGGCGACGCGGCGAGGGGCACCCTGCGCTTTCCGGCGGTTGTCCGGCGCGGCGGGATGCAGGTGGCCGTCACGACGGGGCGCGAGTTGCCCCTGCTCGCGCGGGCCCTGGGCGAGCGCGTCGCGGCGCTGCTGCCCGACGAGGCTGCCGTGAACGCCTGGGCCGGGCGGCGCGAGCGGGCGCTGAGCCTGGCCCCCGCCGAGCGCGAGCGCGAACTCGCGGGGCTGCGCGCCGACATCCGCGCGGCGCTGGGCCTCGTCGCCGGGGGGGCCGCGTGACGCTCGCCTGCCCGACCGCCCGTGCCTTCCTCGCGGGGCCGAGCATCCTGCCCCCCGCGCCGCTCGACTTCGCCGTGGTCGGCCTCAACCACCAGACCGCCCCGGTCGAGGTCCGTGAGCGCGCCGCCGTCCGCGCCGGGGAGGAGGCGGCCATCCTCTCGCATCTGGCCCTCCACGCGCGCGAAGTCATGCTGCTCGCCACCTGCAACCGCACCGAGGTGTACCTCGCGGGGATAGAGGGGGACCCGGTCAGCGCCTTCCAGGGCGCCTGGGGTCACGCATTGGAGGGCCACCTGTACGTCCACCGGGGCGACGCGGCCGTCGCGCACCTGTACCGCGTGGCGGCGGGGCTCGACAGCCTGGTGATCGGCGAGACGCAGATTCAGGGCCAGGTCAAGCGCGCCTGGCAGGAGGCCCACACCCGGGGCCTGTCGGGCACACTGCTCAACAAGGTCGCCCAGGGCGCCCTCGCCGCCGGGAAGCGCGTCCGCAGCGAGACGGGCCTGAGTGACAAGGTGGTCAGCGTGTCGAGCGCCGCCGTCGAACTCGCCCAGGCCGCGCTCGGTGACCTCACGCGCCGCACGGCCCTTATCCTCGGGGCGGGCGAGACGGCCGAGCTGACGCTGACCCACCTGCGGGCGGCGGGCGTGCGCGACGTGATCGTGGTCAACCGCACCGAGGCGCGCGCGCGGCAGCTCGCCGACAGGCTGGGGGGCCGCGCCTGCGCCGCCGAGTACCTGCACGAGGTGCTGCCCGAGGCCGACGTGGTGATCGCGTCGAGCGCCGCGCCCCACTACGTCCTGAATGGGGCGGGGGTCGAGGCGGCCCTGGCCGGTCGTCCCGGGCGCCCCATGTTCCTGATCGACATCAGCGTGCCGCGCATCCTGGCCCCCGACCTCGCCGACGTGCCCGGCGCGCACCTCTACAACCTCGACGACCTCACCGCCATCGTGAGCCGCAACCTGCAAAGCCGCCGCGCGGCCCTCCCCCGCGCTGAGGCGATCATCCGCGAGGCCGTTTCCGATCTCGCCCGCTGGTACCTGACCCGCGAGGCGCGGATAAGCCGTCAGGAGCGGCAGTTGGCGCTGGCGAGCGACTGAACCGGGGGACTTCGCCACGAACCGCCCTCCCGTTTTCCCGTACCCTGCCCTCATGTGGACCCGGCTTCCTTCGAGCGCCCTGCGCGTGACCGGCGCGGACCGCGTGGACTTCGTGCATGGGCAGATGACGAACGACCTGCGGGGCGCCCCCACGCCGGGGGTCGTCGCCTGCTGCTTCCTGAACGTGCGCGGCCAGATCGAGTTCTTCGCCCGGGCCTACAGGCGTCAGGAGGACGTGTACCTCCACCTGGACGCCGGGCAGGCCGAGGCCCTCGCCGCGCGGCTGCGGCGCTACATCATCTTCGATCAGGTGGAACTGGCGGACCTGTCGGGGGAGTTGCGAACGGTCCACGTCTGGGACGAGGCGGCCCTGCCCGACTGGAACCCGCGGGGGGGGGACGCCCAGACCTTCGAGCTGGCGGGGGGAACGGTCCTCGGGGGCCGGGTGAACCGCACGGGGCGCCCCGGCGTGGACCTGCACTTCCTGACCCGCCACGAGGAGGCCGTCCTCGCCGCACTCGGGGGAGAGGAGGCGCCGCTGGACGCTCTGGACGCCGCGCGGGTGAGGGCGGGCATCCCCGACAT is a window encoding:
- a CDS encoding isoprenyl transferase, whose amino-acid sequence is MTRKPLKLAVRTAKKTRDAARGALLWGYEQRLAREVKAHARLPRHLGLILDGNRRFARAAGVERELGYEFGIDKAHEVLQWCLELGIPAVTIWVLSTDNIARDPDEVRHLMGLFDREARNLARDPRIHANRVRVRAIGQHHGFPGNVLEALGELEAKTAGYDGMLLNIAVGYGGREEIVDAVKQHLAEQAAAGRTLEDVTEALKPEHVSAHLYTAGMPDPDFIIRTSGEIRLSGFMLWQSVYSEFYFCDVYWPGFRRVDFLRALRDFQGRERRFGK
- the mutY gene encoding A/G-specific adenine glycosylase, whose protein sequence is MTLSPADLPAVRGALLAWFDRAGRPLPWRVGPEGGRDPYRVWVSEVLLQQTQVARGQVYFERFMTAFPTVQALADAPIEAVLKAWEGCGYYARARNLHRAAGVIVREGMPTTYEGWRALPGVGPYTAAAVASLACGEARAVNDGNVRRVLARLHGERQPTQTWVQARADELFDPARPGAFNEAVMDLGATTCTPKTPKCGECPLQAWCTAFASGYPAAFPAPKERAAVREIHAVALLLGDAREAVLERREGSLLGGLMGLPNEVVREGETPEKALARLAERLGASVTGELGTVTHTMTHRHLNLTVYGGLGGPPRSRVSDAALSRLDHKALGLWERRQDSLFAGA
- the cobA gene encoding uroporphyrinogen-III C-methyltransferase, with protein sequence MSAQTSPRTSRPFVSLIGAGPGDPGLLTLRGAEALRQADVVLFDYLANPELLRHCPDAETIYVGKKGFSEYISQEQINALIVQKAREGGGKRVARLKGGDVFVFGRGGEEAEACVAAGIEFEIVPGVTSAIAAPAYAGIPVTHREAARSFAVLTGNTKEGGAHYERLSGVDTLVLLMGVRNLGEISADLIAAGRDPQTPAATIQWGTTPQQRVATGTLATIAGAVREAGLEAPAVTVVGEVARLRDTLRWFDAPPQGPLAGRTVAVTRTRDGASALADLLRARGASVLEVPLIRFAPGRAPGRVEEALHDFGGWLLLTSNQAVRALFEFLTERDLDARALSGMRLAAVGPSTARTLAEHGLRADFVPSTPGARHLAAELPARPGEVALHLTSQVAEDELERGLTARGVRYGRAELYRTEPAILDEGALARLRAADVVTLASGSAARHLAALAGTDLTVAAMGPQTADAAREAGFSRVTVAREATLEALADAAAQAALEREGAPSSGR
- a CDS encoding HD domain-containing phosphohydrolase produces the protein MNPDDWAALGVLRELSGALLGARSGAQIEEVLTRLTVSLLGTRYALFLRYDPAQDSLRVTAEAGEHASELGVVLPRGQGLSWRAALAPEPVLHVRGDALPPETVRLPGSPTQSALFAPLRTPGGKLLGVLTAGRIAPDFSARDEALLVIFANSGTVTLERTFEAERAAAAREGALLALGLALEARDYETQGHTSRAVALAERLGRALGLGEEPLDALRQGAYLHDIGKLSVPDGVLLKPGPLTPAERALMRDHVLTGEALVRCIPAMSPEVLAVIRSHHERWDGTGYPDGLRGEEIPFLARIFALVDVFDALTHARPYHAARPVAEALDIIRAEAGRHFDPGVVAAFLGLMEGQPEPVERSFRG
- a CDS encoding precorrin-2 dehydrogenase/sirohydrochlorin ferrochelatase family protein, whose translation is MSLAAFLDLRGERALVVGGGPVALRRVRTLLEAGLRVTVVAPELHPDLLGLPVRAERRPYQPGDIRDARVVVAATNSAAVNDAVTADARVAGVLVNHAGDAARGTLRFPAVVRRGGMQVAVTTGRELPLLARALGERVAALLPDEAAVNAWAGRRERALSLAPAERERELAGLRADIRAALGLVAGGAA
- the hemA gene encoding glutamyl-tRNA reductase encodes the protein MTLACPTARAFLAGPSILPPAPLDFAVVGLNHQTAPVEVRERAAVRAGEEAAILSHLALHAREVMLLATCNRTEVYLAGIEGDPVSAFQGAWGHALEGHLYVHRGDAAVAHLYRVAAGLDSLVIGETQIQGQVKRAWQEAHTRGLSGTLLNKVAQGALAAGKRVRSETGLSDKVVSVSSAAVELAQAALGDLTRRTALILGAGETAELTLTHLRAAGVRDVIVVNRTEARARQLADRLGGRACAAEYLHEVLPEADVVIASSAAPHYVLNGAGVEAALAGRPGRPMFLIDISVPRILAPDLADVPGAHLYNLDDLTAIVSRNLQSRRAALPRAEAIIREAVSDLARWYLTREARISRQERQLALASD
- the ygfZ gene encoding CAF17-like 4Fe-4S cluster assembly/insertion protein YgfZ, with the translated sequence MWTRLPSSALRVTGADRVDFVHGQMTNDLRGAPTPGVVACCFLNVRGQIEFFARAYRRQEDVYLHLDAGQAEALAARLRRYIIFDQVELADLSGELRTVHVWDEAALPDWNPRGGDAQTFELAGGTVLGGRVNRTGRPGVDLHFLTRHEEAVLAALGGEEAPLDALDAARVRAGIPDITRDGFVGVLPPEVGLDVGGPLPAISYRKGCYVGQEIMARLEARGNARYHLARLRGEGLPGHAEVTREGRVVGQAGQHAGGLSLARLRKELLSGDAVEVGGVPATVDLAPTPADA